One stretch of Aquimarina sp. Aq107 DNA includes these proteins:
- the cysD gene encoding sulfate adenylyltransferase subunit CysD: MEVIEHIKEQIVDAKVLKVNPLESEAIYIFREVVAQFEKPVLLFSGGKDSITLVRLAQKAFYPGKIPFPLLHIDTGHNFPETIEFRDRLVKELGVELIVRNVQDSIDQGKVIEEKGKYASRNSLQTTTLLDALEEFKFDAAIGGARRDEEKARAKERIFSVRDDFGQWDEKNQRPELFDHLNGKIDLGQNVRVFPISNWTELDVWSYIQKEGIEIPSIYFAHKRKTFIRDGMIWSAEDDVVHREDDELVEERLVRFRTVGDMSCTAAVLSDAITIDKVVLEIRESTISERGARIDDKRSEAAMEKRKQQGYF, encoded by the coding sequence ATGGAAGTAATTGAACATATAAAAGAACAAATTGTGGATGCAAAAGTGCTAAAAGTGAATCCTTTAGAAAGTGAGGCGATTTATATTTTTAGAGAAGTCGTGGCCCAATTTGAAAAGCCTGTATTACTTTTTTCAGGAGGTAAAGATTCTATTACCCTAGTAAGATTAGCGCAAAAAGCATTTTATCCAGGTAAGATTCCCTTTCCACTTTTACATATTGATACAGGGCATAACTTTCCTGAAACCATTGAGTTTAGAGATCGTTTGGTAAAAGAACTTGGAGTAGAATTAATAGTTCGTAATGTTCAGGATTCTATTGATCAAGGTAAAGTAATAGAGGAGAAAGGTAAGTATGCTAGTCGTAATAGTTTGCAAACGACTACACTTCTTGATGCGTTGGAAGAATTTAAATTTGATGCAGCAATTGGCGGAGCAAGAAGGGATGAAGAAAAAGCGAGAGCAAAAGAACGTATATTTTCTGTGAGAGATGATTTTGGTCAGTGGGATGAAAAAAACCAACGACCAGAGCTTTTTGATCATCTTAATGGTAAAATTGATTTAGGTCAGAATGTTCGTGTATTTCCGATTAGTAATTGGACAGAACTTGATGTTTGGAGTTATATCCAAAAAGAAGGAATCGAAATCCCTTCTATATATTTTGCACATAAACGAAAAACATTTATAAGAGACGGTATGATCTGGTCGGCAGAAGATGATGTCGTGCATAGAGAAGATGATGAATTAGTAGAGGAACGATTAGTTAGATTTCGTACTGTAGGCGATATGTCATGTACAGCGGCAGTGCTTTCAGATGCAATTACTATTGATAAGGTGGTTTTAGAGATTCGAGAATCAACAATTTCCGAAAGAGGAGCTCGTATTGATGATAAAAGATCTGAAGCAGCGATGGAAAAAAGAAAACAACAAGGGTACTTTTAA